One Artemia franciscana chromosome 7, ASM3288406v1, whole genome shotgun sequence DNA segment encodes these proteins:
- the LOC136029685 gene encoding phosphatidylinositol 4-kinase type 2-beta-like, which yields MQAIYGIKKLIGIKILFKKNGNLKSQDKKEGLQRDLSPVDNQAGDIEDDESSASGISKSIETKLIHKSTPEVKQIFELQEAKDTKMHDDSNSQDKKVGLQRLFSAVDISSDIEDDVSSISSSIESVEAESMNKSTQEEKYIFELKDVLEKTSCQPMSDSFLFTYGYFSTPMPYSLANTEDCFSTSMSGALALRADCSFAELAQKAKDAIRRGIRPIKVPERSSGRYFLRDEQKKYIAVFKPKDEEPCPYFFGRKCLLRNQGYLSEAGAYLVDQKLKLGIVPETRVEAFACKRFHYSKVTKIKLAAKKAANSMIHNNSEDTHKFIFLPGKVGSMQLFIEGCKNAKHWLGKPEFTTLDDPVKQQFQEQFERLVILDYIIRNTDRTLESWLIRCEKEELQKNDEVYLNNFRIVKVEIFAIDNGLAFPFRDPDSLGGYHFQWAELPYAKKPFTQATIDAILPLVSKESFIQELRQDILDLFKLDKNFNIILYEKQMRVLRGQILNVQEALSKGKTPEELAEMRHLEKRKRSGHVESVNTEPRHF from the coding sequence ATGCAAGCTATATACGGGATAAAAAAGCTAATTGGcattaaaatacttttcaaGAAGAATGGCAATTTAAAGAGTCAGGATAAAAAGGAAGGTCTCCAAAGGGATCTTTCACCAGTTGACAATCAAGCAGGTGACATCGAAGATGACGAAAGTTCAGCATCCGGCATCAGTAAATCTATAGAAACCAAATTGATACACAAAAGTACACCAGAAGTAAAGCAAATATTTGAACTGCAGGAGGCTAAAGACACTAAAATGCATGACGATTCAAACAGCCAGGATAAAAAGGTAGGCCTTCAAAGACTTTTTTCAGCAGTTGACATTTCAAGTGACATAGAAGATGACGTAAGTTCAATATCCAGCAGTATTGAATCTGTAGAAGCCGAATCGATGAACAAAAGTACACAAGaagaaaagtatatttttgaattgaaagacGTTTTGGAAAAAACCAGTTGCCAACCTATGTCAGATAGTTTCTTATTTACGTATGGCTATTTTTCCACACCTATGCCTTACAGTTTAGCAAATACAGAAGACTGTTTTTCCACATCTATGTCGGGTGCTCTAGCACTTAGAGCAGACTGTTCTTTCGCAGAACTTGCACAAAAGGCTAAAGATGCCATCAGGAGAGGCATAAGGCCAATAAAAGTTCCCGAGAGGTCTAGTGGTCGCTATTTCTTGAGAGATgaacagaaaaaatatattgctgTTTTTAAACCAAAAGATGAAGAACCATGTCCTTACTTTTTTGGGCGCAAGTGTTTGCTTCGTAATCAAGGGTATCTTTCAGAAGCAGGAGCATATCTAGTAGATCAGAAACTTAAACTTGGTATAGTACCAGAAACAAGAGTAGAGGCATTCGCTTGCAAGAGATTTCATTATTCGAAGGTTACTAAAATTAAATTGGCTGCTAAAAAGGCGGCTAACTCTATGATTCACAACAACTCAGAGGATACGCACAAATTCATCTTTCTTCCAGGTAAAGTGGGGTCAATGCAGCTTTTTATTGAAGGTTGCAAAAATGCAAAACACTGGCTTGGAAAACCCGAGTTCACGACACTTGATGATCCAGTAAAGCAACAGTTTCAGGAGCAGTTTGAACGACTCGTAATTTTAGACTACATTATTCGAAACACAGACAGAACTCTAGAAAGCTGGTTAATACGGTGTGAAAAGGAGGAACTTCAAAAAAATGATGAAGTTTATTTAAATAACTTTAGAATTGTAAAAGtagaaatttttgcaatagatAATGGACTGGCCTTTCCTTTCAGAGATCCAGATTCACTTGGAGGCTACCACTTCCAATGGGCTGAACTGCCTTATGCTAAAAAACCCTTTACTCAAGCAACCATTGATGCTATTTTACCTTTGGTGTCTAAAGAAAGTTTCATCCAGGAGCTGCGTCAAGATATATTAGACCTTTTCAAACTTGATAAGAACTTTAACATTATATTATACGAGAAACAAATGAGGGTTTTGCGAGGACAAATCTTAAATGTACAAGAAGC